The following proteins come from a genomic window of Malus sylvestris chromosome 4, drMalSylv7.2, whole genome shotgun sequence:
- the LOC126619584 gene encoding protein MIZU-KUSSEI 1-like: MTKIDTLRRFLLPCLSPSSAKSTHSATAAPKKRLSTSLRDDLDDINAAATKSLDPKDQDSQSSTSPTQNDGVAIPAQQTRPSKSMVIGTIFGHRRGHVWLCIQHDRLSTKPTFLLELSVSTYQLVNEMRFGLVRVTLECDESDRPQLADCPLRSVPIWTVHCNGRKLGSAARRKASEKVKLMLKMMQSTTVGAGVMPAGFALGSEAESGQEVMYMRANYEHVVGSADSESFHLINPDQCPGQELSVFLLRSRHS, encoded by the coding sequence ATGACCAAGATCGACACCCTCCGTCGATTTCTCCTCCCCTGCTTGTCCCCCTCCTCCGCGAAATCCACCCACTCCGCCACCGCCGCCCCCAAGAAGCGCCTCAGCACCTCCTTGCGCGACGACCTGGACGACATCAACGCCGCCGCCACCAAAAGCTTAGACCCCAAGGACCAAGATTCCCAATCTTCCACCTCGCCCACCCAAAACGACGGCGTGGCGATTCCGGCCCAGCAGACCCGCCCCTCCAAATCCATGGTCATCGGCACAATCTTCGGCCACCGCCGCGGCCACGTGTGGTTGTGCATCCAGCACGACCGCCTCTCCACCAAACCCACCTTCCTCCTCGAGCTCTCGGTCTCGACCTACCAGCTAGTCAACGAGATGCGATTCGGGCTCGTCCGCGTGACCCTCGAGTGCGACGAGTCGGACCGGCCCCAGCTCGCTGATTGCCCGCTCCGATCCGTCCCCATTTGGACCGTTCACTGCAACGGCCGCAAACTCGGGTCCGCGGCAAGAAGAAAAGCGAGCGAGAAGGTGAAATTGATGCTGAAGATGATGCAGTCGACGACGGTCGGAGCCGGGGTAATGCCGGCAGGGTTCGCGCTCGGGTCGGAGGCGGAGTCGGGTCAGGAAGTGATGTACATGAGGGCGAATTATGAGCACGTGGTGGGGAGCGCTGACTCGGAGTCGTTTCATCTGATTAACCCGGATCAGTGCCCGGGTCAAGAACTCAGTGTCTTCCTTCTCCGGTCCAGGCACTCTTGA